In a single window of the Streptomyces sp. NBC_00285 genome:
- a CDS encoding family 78 glycoside hydrolase catalytic domain, protein MTDGVDRTAVEGLTVEHRANPLGVDAARPRFGWRTASRVRGRRQTAYRILVASTPDRLTDGRADVWDSGRTDSADSVAVRYAGPGLRASTRYHWTVQLWDENGRPLPEAPTARFETGLLSTDGVTGWDGARWITMAGKAAGSAGAPLLRTQAELAHAPVREARLYVSALGVYDAYVNGRRVTVPQGGTTTLELLTPGWTNYDTTVNYFTYDVTGLLVGERERQVTLAAVLGNGWYNGRVSDNSVYHSPDGNRLALKAKLLIRYEDGSQQSVVTTPGDDWRATDTGPYRADDIYDGQTYDARAELPGWTANGFDAAAWSGVEEHDFTTRFPGSRLVAHPGESARLMPRWDRRPQSITVHTGGSDFVLDPTRTVTDPAEAATAPLTLHPGDTAVIDLGQNMVGVPRYTLRGPAGAQVTFAPGEMLNDSSAGADGPEGSVYRANLRTAGAASTYVLKGDPKGETHQDSLTFYGFRYLSVTTTTTVTLTELTGRVATSALHDIGDLTTDDPDVNQLISNVRWGQRGNYLWVPTDCPQRDERCGWTGDTQLFAATGLYNADAVAFLSHFQDILIDSQRTYGADGAQFTWIAPGARFNDPDPASGWADCGVVVPWTVWQMSGDTTIVDRSWEAMTAYMDWIRARTGDSHCGQGAVFGDWLAFQVTSTQLISDAYYGYSARLMADMARATGRTAEAHAYEELFGHVKRAFITKYLSTEGGRLTVRSSLGSPPPWTPGDSPTRTEDDTQTALLWILKLGLYDTEEQRRRLVELLAQNIGNDAAYKAAHPDSTRVGHAENTLSVGFLGVNVLAPVLTAEGQAELAYKVVHQDAMPSWLYSVKNGATTVWERWNSYSKENGFGPVEMNSFNHYSYGAIVEWMYESMAGIARDPAHPGFKHFFLRPHLDPTGEITRVSGSHRSPYGEILSEWAVRDSEFAYRVAVPANSTATLRVPTADPGSVCEGHTPLSRVRGVTYLGFEDGTASFELPSGRYELTSALD, encoded by the coding sequence ATGACCGACGGAGTCGACCGCACCGCCGTCGAGGGCCTGACCGTGGAGCACCGAGCCAACCCGCTCGGCGTGGACGCGGCCCGCCCGAGATTCGGCTGGCGCACCGCGTCCCGGGTCCGCGGCCGGCGCCAGACGGCGTACCGCATCCTCGTGGCCTCCACGCCCGACCGTCTGACCGACGGCCGGGCGGACGTCTGGGACAGCGGCCGCACCGACTCGGCGGACTCGGTGGCCGTCCGCTACGCGGGCCCCGGCCTGCGTGCCTCGACGCGCTACCACTGGACGGTCCAGCTCTGGGACGAGAACGGCCGGCCGCTGCCCGAGGCCCCGACCGCGCGCTTCGAGACCGGACTGCTCAGCACCGACGGCGTGACCGGCTGGGACGGCGCCCGGTGGATCACCATGGCGGGCAAGGCGGCAGGCAGCGCGGGCGCACCCCTGCTCCGGACGCAGGCGGAACTCGCGCACGCACCCGTTCGTGAAGCCCGGCTCTACGTCTCCGCACTCGGCGTGTACGACGCCTACGTCAACGGCCGCCGGGTCACCGTGCCCCAGGGCGGCACCACCACCCTTGAGCTCCTCACCCCGGGCTGGACCAACTACGACACCACCGTCAACTACTTCACCTACGACGTGACCGGCCTGCTCGTGGGCGAGCGGGAGCGGCAGGTCACCCTCGCCGCCGTGCTGGGCAACGGCTGGTACAACGGCCGCGTCTCCGACAACAGCGTCTACCACTCCCCGGACGGCAACCGCCTCGCCCTCAAGGCCAAGCTCCTGATCCGCTACGAGGACGGCTCGCAGCAGAGCGTCGTGACCACGCCCGGCGACGACTGGCGGGCCACGGACACCGGCCCCTACCGGGCCGACGATATCTACGACGGCCAGACCTACGACGCCCGCGCGGAACTGCCCGGCTGGACGGCGAACGGCTTCGACGCCGCCGCCTGGTCCGGAGTCGAGGAACACGACTTCACCACCAGGTTCCCCGGCTCCCGGCTGGTCGCCCACCCGGGCGAGTCGGCCCGGCTGATGCCCCGATGGGACCGCAGGCCGCAGTCCATCACCGTGCACACCGGCGGAAGCGACTTCGTCCTCGACCCCACCCGGACGGTCACCGATCCCGCCGAGGCCGCCACCGCCCCGCTGACCCTGCACCCTGGCGACACCGCGGTGATCGACCTCGGCCAGAACATGGTCGGCGTCCCGCGCTACACCCTGCGCGGGCCGGCCGGCGCCCAGGTCACCTTCGCGCCCGGGGAGATGCTCAACGACAGCAGCGCGGGCGCCGACGGCCCCGAGGGCTCCGTGTACCGGGCCAACCTCCGCACCGCCGGGGCCGCCAGCACGTATGTCCTCAAGGGCGACCCGAAGGGCGAGACCCACCAGGACTCCCTGACCTTCTACGGCTTCCGCTACCTCTCCGTCACGACGACCACCACCGTCACCCTCACCGAACTGACCGGCAGGGTCGCCACCTCCGCCCTCCACGACATCGGCGACCTCACCACGGACGACCCCGACGTCAACCAGCTGATCAGCAACGTCCGTTGGGGCCAGCGCGGCAACTACCTCTGGGTACCCACCGACTGCCCCCAACGCGACGAGCGCTGCGGGTGGACCGGCGACACCCAGCTCTTCGCCGCCACAGGCCTCTACAACGCCGACGCGGTCGCCTTCCTGAGCCACTTCCAGGACATCCTGATCGACTCGCAGCGCACCTACGGCGCCGACGGCGCCCAGTTCACCTGGATCGCCCCCGGAGCCCGCTTCAACGATCCGGACCCGGCGAGCGGCTGGGCGGACTGCGGGGTCGTCGTCCCCTGGACCGTGTGGCAGATGAGCGGTGACACCACCATCGTCGACCGCAGTTGGGAGGCGATGACGGCCTACATGGACTGGATCCGCGCGCGCACCGGCGACAGCCACTGCGGACAGGGTGCCGTCTTCGGTGACTGGCTGGCCTTCCAGGTGACCAGCACCCAGCTCATCAGCGACGCCTACTACGGCTACAGCGCCCGGCTCATGGCGGACATGGCCCGCGCCACCGGACGCACCGCCGAGGCCCACGCCTACGAAGAGCTCTTCGGACACGTCAAAAGGGCCTTCATCACCAAGTACCTGAGCACCGAGGGCGGTCGCCTCACGGTGCGTTCCAGCCTCGGCTCCCCGCCGCCGTGGACTCCGGGCGACAGCCCCACCCGGACCGAGGACGACACCCAGACCGCGCTGCTCTGGATCCTCAAACTCGGCCTGTACGACACCGAGGAGCAGCGTCGCCGGCTGGTCGAGCTCCTCGCGCAGAACATCGGCAACGACGCCGCCTACAAGGCCGCTCATCCCGACAGCACCCGTGTCGGGCACGCGGAGAACACCCTCTCCGTCGGCTTCCTCGGCGTGAACGTCCTGGCCCCCGTCCTCACCGCGGAGGGTCAGGCGGAGCTGGCGTACAAGGTGGTGCACCAGGACGCCATGCCGTCCTGGCTGTACTCGGTGAAGAACGGCGCGACGACGGTGTGGGAGCGCTGGAATTCGTACTCCAAGGAGAACGGCTTCGGTCCGGTCGAGATGAACTCGTTCAACCACTACTCCTACGGGGCGATCGTGGAGTGGATGTACGAGAGCATGGCCGGTATCGCGAGGGATCCCGCCCACCCGGGCTTCAAGCACTTCTTCCTGCGGCCCCACCTCGACCCGACCGGCGAGATCACCCGGGTCTCCGGCTCGCACCGGTCGCCCTACGGCGAGATCCTCAGCGAATGGGCGGTGCGGGACAGCGAGTTCGCGTACCGGGTCGCGGTCCCCGCCAACAGCACCGCGACCCTGCGCGTCCCCACGGCCGACCCCGGCTCCGTGTGCGAGGGCCACACCCCCCTGTCACGCGTCAGGGGGGTGACGTACCTGGGGTTCGAGGACGGCACCGCGTCCTTCGAACTTCCCTCGGGCCGCTACGAGTTGACCTCTGCACTCGACTGA
- a CDS encoding ABC transporter ATP-binding protein: protein MTMFRTTARRTHDTGPATEALRLVKVSKTYGTDDSAVTALDGVTLSLARGTFTAVMGPSGSGKSTLLQCAAGLDRPDSGIVRVDGTELTGGGEAELTRFRRGRVGFVFQQYNLLETLTVAQNTVLPLKLAGRRVDRRRAGEVLAAVGLGDRLGHRPDQLSGGQRQRVAIARALVADPRVIFADEPTGALDTRSARDVLRLLQEAVRVHGRTVVMVTHDPVAASWADSVLFLADGRLAGRLDAPTPDAVAERLAHLGDDVTAGV, encoded by the coding sequence ATGACGATGTTCCGCACGACTGCACGGCGTACGCACGACACGGGACCCGCCACCGAGGCGTTGCGCCTGGTCAAGGTCAGCAAGACCTACGGCACCGACGACAGTGCCGTGACCGCCCTGGACGGGGTCACGCTGAGCCTGGCCCGGGGCACCTTCACCGCGGTGATGGGGCCCTCGGGGTCCGGCAAGTCCACGTTGCTGCAGTGCGCGGCCGGTCTCGACCGGCCGGACAGCGGGATCGTGCGGGTGGACGGCACGGAGCTGACCGGTGGTGGCGAGGCGGAGCTGACGAGGTTCCGGCGGGGCCGCGTCGGGTTCGTGTTCCAGCAGTACAACCTCCTGGAGACGCTGACGGTGGCGCAGAACACGGTGCTGCCGCTGAAGCTGGCCGGGCGGCGTGTGGACCGGCGGCGGGCCGGGGAGGTCCTGGCCGCCGTCGGGCTCGGTGACCGGCTCGGCCACCGGCCCGACCAGCTCTCCGGCGGTCAGCGGCAGCGCGTGGCGATCGCCCGCGCCCTGGTCGCCGACCCCCGGGTGATCTTCGCGGACGAGCCGACGGGCGCCCTGGACACCCGTAGCGCGCGGGATGTGCTGCGGCTGCTCCAGGAGGCGGTGCGGGTGCACGGCCGGACCGTGGTGATGGTGACCCACGACCCGGTCGCCGCGTCCTGGGCCGACTCGGTGCTGTTCCTGGCGGACGGCCGGCTCGCGGGCCGGCTGGACGCGCCGACACCGGACGCAGTGGCCGAGCGCCTCGCGCACCTGGGCGACGACGTGACGGCGGGGGTGTGA
- a CDS encoding LutC/YkgG family protein — MSSRERILGRVRRALADSPGEDTPIERAYLREHGDRSVEQTVELLAENLADYRAIVHRCTAADLPATLAGMLAARGAKTVLVPPGLEQAWLADADAEQIPDRAVTTPHELDRIDSVVTACAVAVAETGTIVLDGGPDQGRRRITLVPDHHICVVRVPDQVVSSIPQALEQLDPARPLTWISGPSATSDIELDRVEGVHGPRTLEVVLVGSQSSAEVNS, encoded by the coding sequence GTGAGCAGCAGGGAACGGATCCTGGGCCGGGTGCGGCGCGCGCTGGCCGACAGCCCGGGCGAGGACACCCCGATCGAGCGCGCGTATCTGCGGGAGCACGGCGACCGGAGCGTCGAGCAAACCGTGGAGCTGCTGGCCGAGAACCTCGCGGACTACCGGGCGATCGTGCACCGCTGCACGGCGGCCGACCTGCCGGCGACGCTCGCCGGGATGCTGGCGGCCCGCGGGGCGAAGACGGTCCTCGTGCCGCCGGGCCTGGAGCAGGCCTGGCTGGCGGACGCCGACGCCGAGCAGATCCCGGACCGGGCCGTCACCACGCCGCACGAACTGGACCGGATCGACAGCGTGGTCACGGCGTGCGCGGTGGCCGTCGCCGAGACCGGCACCATCGTGCTGGACGGCGGCCCGGACCAGGGCCGCCGCCGTATCACCCTCGTCCCGGACCACCACATCTGTGTCGTACGGGTCCCGGACCAGGTCGTCTCCTCCATCCCGCAGGCCCTCGAACAGCTGGACCCGGCCCGCCCGCTGACGTGGATCTCCGGACCTTCGGCGACCAGTGACATCGAACTGGACCGGGTCGAGGGGGTGCACGGTCCGCGCACCCTGGAGGTCGTACTGGTCGGCAGTCAGTCGAGTGCAGAGGTCAACTCGTAG